One Gambusia affinis linkage group LG15, SWU_Gaff_1.0, whole genome shotgun sequence genomic window carries:
- the LOC122844302 gene encoding neuronal tyrosine-phosphorylated phosphoinositide-3-kinase adapter 1 isoform X4 produces MVKSSTQNDPSATVGKVRDLASFRRHFRMGFMTMPASQDLSPHTCASAMAPRSQSCHAVGAGDTSLENGDYSDTQSQHGGRCPPAKPKRHPSTRLSSSSADSRGPPETPPPSSSSHSQGKHSEKKNSMKKSDSGEIGAKKVPPLKPKRSPSTQLTFDPLPPRVPPSATPLPFQAADSQIQTGDGEDEPVYIEMVGQVFTRESQTATPHPVTPVATTPDSDSDQSEAIYEEMKYPHQEDRESQRHLLPKHEKLKASKHYHVTTSSSSSSSSLPRPSSSSPSYSKPKATVSISHSSPLPSSASSTPVPQILSTSPHTPRAPTPYLLQGGKSESESNTKIPAPFPNLLQHRPPLLAFPQPAAASSGVGVQNKTSASAKTQTSTATAQVSTSSSASSNVSTSLSGSKESSGGSSQQDKYSRDSQLGPAPGLRARSHSTPLPPSSKSTSPFSHHHHHPHHRPSHYHHYRKPDRGDSPAPTKSSSQSSNQATVQTQTSSTGKEGKSVSFLLKSDKGERDKDRDRGRDRDKERDRDKDRDRDRDKDRERDRERDRDREGGPHSLPIESITTTSSQTPQSSTSSTPTPLSSSQRPHSRPHLRSHTPHGLPAYKPPSSDSPLLWTYPSSGFRRPPAYESLRASSQTPSLQQPSSLTGVGEGVSKSNSGSSSQSKVGFMPWDSSASLAADEGSYWPMQRKLSFSHGSREAEKDEGRAWNGSADALLRMDKEDLGLGSRGGQSGIPVHFGGATSRALGHCESLAGGDSSSGFRALPRGGLPLPCQTFPACRNGEVGRLGRSSSAAGVRQVGGGDVHRQSSLPVREALNQLHGVAPAQAPCSPSGPSVSRQQQQLQLHQQQLQLQQQLQQLQQQHHLQLQFQQLAQLAQGQPPAGGGTMSSTSQTQRDGKLLEVIERKRCLCKEIKAHRRPDKSLCKQDSMPILPSWRRTPEPRKTGTPPCQRPQAVVWDTAI; encoded by the exons ATGGTAAAAAG CTCCACTCAGAATGATCCGTCGGCTACCGTGGGAAAAGTTCGAGACTTGGCTTCCTTCCGACGGCACTTCCGGATGGGCTTCATGACCATGCCGGCCTCCCAGGACCTGTCCCCTCACACCTGTGCCTCGGCCATGGCGCCCCGCTCGCAGTCCTGCCACGCTGTCGGTGCCGGGGACACGAGCCTCGAGAACGGAGATTACTCCGACACCCAGTCGCAGCACGGCGGTCGCTGCCCCCCGGCCAAACCCAAACGCCATCCGAGTACCCGCCTGAGCTCCTCGTCCGCTGACAGCAGAGGACCTCCTGAGACCCCGCCGCCCTCTTCAAGCTCCCACTCGCAGGGAAAACACTCAGAGAAGAAAAATT CAATGAAGAAGTCCGACTCTGGGGAGATTGGAGCAAAGAAGGTGCCTCCTTTGAAACCCAAAAGGAGTCCCAGTACCCAACTCACCTTTGACCCCCTTCCTCCACGTGTGCCTCCTTCTGCCACTCCCTTGCCCTTCCAGGCAGCAGACTCTCAGATTCAGACAGGAGATGGAGAGGATGAGCCAGTCTATATAGAAATGGTTGGCCAAGTGTTCACTAGAGAGAGCCAGACGGCCACGCCCCACCCTGTCACTCCTGTGGCCACCACGCCCGATTCTGACTCAGACCAGAGTGAGGCAATCTACGAGGAGATGAAATACCCGCATCAGGAGGACAGAGAGTCCCAGAGGCACCTCCTGCCGAAGCATGAGAAGCTTAAAGCCTCAAAGCACTATCACGTCACCACCTCGTCCTCCAGTAGTTCTTCTTCTCTCCCTCGCCCTTCGTCTTCTTCTCCCTCCTACTCCAAACCCAAAGCTACAGTGTCCATCTCCCATTCTTCTCCGCTGCCATCCTCTGCATCGTCCACTCCTGTACCACAGATCTTGTCCACCAGTCCCCACACCCCACGAGCTCCGACTCCTTATCTGTTGCAAGGAGGTAAATCCGAATCTGAGTCCAACACGAAGATCCCGGCACCGTTCCCCAATCTCCTGCAGCACCGGCCCCCACTGCTTGCCTTTCCTCAGCCTGCAGCTGCCTCCAGCGGGGTTGGGGTTCAAAACAAGACGTCCGCCTCTGCTAAAACTCAAACATCCACTGCGACAGCTCAAGTCAGCACCTCCTCCTCGGCTTCTTCTAATGTTTCCACCTCCCTGTCAGGGTCCAAGGAATCATCAGGTGGCTCGTCACAGCAGGACAAATACAGCCGAGACTCCCAGTTAGGCCCGGCTCCCGGACTGAGAGCCAGGAGTCACTCCACACCGCTACCTCCCTCCTCCAAATCCACTTCCCCTTTCtcccatcatcaccaccatcctCACCATCGCCCCTCGCACTATCATCACTACCGCAAGCCAGACAGAGGAGATTCCCCTGCTCCGACCAAGAGCAGCTCTCAGTCATCCAACCAGGCAACGGTCCAGACGCAAACATCAAGTACAGGCAAGGAGGGCAAGAGTGTGAGCTTCCTCCTAAAGTCTGACAAAGGAGAGCGGGATAAAGACCGGGACAGAGGTAGAGACAGGGACAAGGAGCGAGATAGAGACAAGGACAGGGATAGAGACAGGGATAAGGACAGAGAACGAGACCGAGAAAGAGATAGAGATAGGGAAGGAGGGCCACACTCATTACCGATAGAGAGCATCACCACCACTAGCAGCCAAACACCTCAAAGCAGCACCAGCTCCACTCCTACGCCACTATCCTCTTCCCAGCGTCCTCATTCTCGCCCACACCTCCGCTCTCACACACCCCACGGTCTGCCAGCATACAAGCCGCCCTCCTCAGACAGCCCGCTGCTGTGGACCTACCCGTCCAGTGGCTTCCGGAGACCGCCGGCCTATGAGAGCTTGAGAGCCAGCTCTCAGACACCATCTCTACAACAGCCTTCGAGTCTTACTGGTGTGGGCGAGGGGGTGTCCAAGAGCAACAGCGGGTCCTCATCGCAGTCAAAAGTTGGCTTCATGCCTTGGGACAGCAGCGCCAGCTTAGCTGCGGATGAGGGGTCTTACTGGCCCATGCAGAGGAAGCTGTCCTTTAGCCATGggagcagagaggcagaga AGGATGAAGGGCGGGCCTGGAATGGCAGTGCTGATGCACTGTTGAGGATGGACAAGGAGGATCTCGGTTTAGGCTCTCGAGGCGGCCAGTCCGGCATCCCAGTTCACTTTGGTGGCGCCACCAGCAGGGCTCTGGGTCACTGCGAGTCTTTAGCTGGTGGGGACAGCAGCTCGGGATTCAGAGCGCTGCCCAGAGGGGGACTTCCTCTTCCCTGCCAGACCTTCCCTGCCTGTCGTAACGGAG AAGTGGGGCGGCTGGGCCgctcctcctctgctgctggaGTCAGACAGGTGGGTGGAGGAGATGTCCACAGACAGAGCAGTCTACCAGTACGAGAAGCCCTAAATCAG CTGCATGGTGTGGCCCCGGCTCAGGCTCCTTGCAGCCCCAGCGGCCCCAGCGTGTcccggcagcagcagcagcttcagctccaccagcagcagctgcagctccagcagcagctccagcagcttcagcaaCAGCACCACCTACAGTTGCAGTTCCAGCAGCTTGCCCAGCTGGCACAGGGACAGCCTCCCGCTGGCGGGGGCACCATGTCGTCTACGTCGCAGACGCAGAGGGACGGCAAGCTGCTTGAAGTCATCGAGCGTAAGCGCTGCCTGTGCAAGGAGATTAAGGCACACAGACGACCCGACAAAAGCCTGTGCAAGCAGGACAGCATGCCCATCCTCCCTAGCTGGAGACGGACACCTGAGCCTCGTAAGACTGGCACACCACCCTGTCAGAGGCCGCAGGCCGTCGTGTGGGACACGGCTATCTGA